In Canis lupus dingo isolate Sandy chromosome 12, ASM325472v2, whole genome shotgun sequence, the following proteins share a genomic window:
- the PM20D2 gene encoding xaa-Arg dipeptidase — protein sequence MRPGEERPVDGGACGGVPALELLKLRAAERIDEAAERLGALSRAIWSEPELAYEEHRAHDVLTRFFEREPPAASWTVQPHYQLATAFRAEWEPPGGRATPRPLQLGFLCEYDALPGLGHACGHNLIAEVGAAAALGVKGALEGRPGPPPPVKVIVLGTPAEEEGGGKIDLMEAGAFKNLDVVFMAHPSQEDAAYLPDVAEHDVTVKYYGKACHAAAYPWEGVNALDAAVLAYNNLSVLRQQMKPSWRVHGIIKSGGVKPNIIPSYSELIYYFRAPSMKELPVLTKKAEDCFRAAALATGCTVEIKGGARDYYNVLPNKSLWKAYVENGKKLGIEFISEDAMLNGFSGSTDFGNVTFVVPGIHPYFYIGSDALNHTEQYTEAAGSQEAQFYTLRTAKALAMTALDVIFKPELLERIKEDFKLKLQEEEFLNTVE from the exons ATGAGACCCGGGGAGGAGCGGCCGGTGGACGGGGGCGCCTGCGGCGGCGTCCCGGCGCTGGAGCTGCTGAAGCTGCGCGCCGCCGAGCGCATTGACGAGGCGGCCGAGCGCCTGGGGGCCCTGAGCCGCGCGATCTGGAGCGAGCCCGAGCTGGCCTACGAGGAGCACCGGGCCCACGACGTGCTGACCCGCTTCTTCGAGCGCGAGCCTCCGGCCGCCTCGTGGACGGTGCAGCCGCACTACCAGCTGGCCACCGCCTTCCGCGCCGAGTGGGAGCCGCCGGGGGGCCGCGCCACGCCGCGCCCGCTGCAGCTGGGCTTCCTCTGCGAGTACGACGCGCTGCCGGGCCTCGGGCACGCCTGCGGCCACAACCTGATCGCCGAGGTCGGGGCGGCGGCCGCGCTGGGCGTGAAGGGGGCCCTGGAGGGCCGCCCCGGGCCGCCTCCGCCTGTGAAG GTAATTGTCCTGGGAACCCCTGCCGAAGAAGAAGGTGGTGGCAAAATTGATTTAATGGAAGCAggggcttttaaaaatcttgatgtTGTTTTTATGGCTCACCCATCCCAAGAGGATGCTGCTTATCTACCTGATGTGGCGGAACATGA TGTGACTGTGAAATACTATGGCAAAGCATGTCATGCTGCTGCATATCCCTGGGAAGGAGTAAATGCATTAGATGCTGCTGTTCTTGCCTACAACAATCTGTCTGTCTTGAGACAGCAAATGAAACCATCCTGGAGAGTTCATG gCATAATAAAAAGTGGTGGTGTAAAACCCAATATCATTCCCTCTTATTCTGAATTAATCTATTACTTCCGTGCACCCTCAATGAAAGAACTTCCAGTTTTGACCAAAAAGGCAGAAGACTGCTTCAGAGCTGCAGCTTTGGCTACTGGTTGTACA gTAGAAATTAAAGGTGGAGCACGCGATTATTACAATGTTCTTCCCAATAAGAGCCTATGGAAAGCTTatgttgaaaatggaaaaaaactggGAATAGAATTTATTTCAGAAGATGCAATGTTGAATGGCTTTTCAG GATCTACTGATTTTGGAAATGTTACTTTTGTGGTTCCTGGGATTCATCCATATTTTTACATTGGATCTGATGCCTTGAACCATACAGAACAATATACTGAAGCTGCAG GATCACAAGAAGCTCAGTTCTACACTTTACGTACTGCCAAAGCTCTGGCAATGACAGCATTGGATGTTATTTTTAAACCAGAGTTGCTAGAGAGAATCAAAGAAGACTTTAAATTGAAACTTCAAGAAGAAGAGTTTTTAAATACGGTAGAATAA